A stretch of the Apteryx mantelli isolate bAptMan1 chromosome 3, bAptMan1.hap1, whole genome shotgun sequence genome encodes the following:
- the KCNS3 gene encoding potassium voltage-gated channel subfamily S member 3: protein MVYGEFFRRPGKDAELINLNVGGFKQSVDQSTLLRFPHTRLGKLLKCHSEEAILELCDDYSVADKEYYFDRNPSLFQYVLNFYYTGKLHVMEELCVFSFCQEIEYWGINELFIDSCCSNRYQERKEEGPEKDWDQKSNDGSIDSSNEESSIFDKELEKFDNLCFGEIRKKIWVRMENPAYCLSAKLIAVSSLSVVLASIVAMCIHSMPEFQRLDANDREIEDPVLEAVEIACIIWFTAELVIRLITAPSQKKFWKKPLNIIDFVSIIPFYATLAVDTKEEESEDIENMGKVVQILRLMRIFRILKLARHSVGLRSLGATLRHSYQEVGLLLLFLSVGISIFSVLVYSVEKDDDSSELHSIPVCWWWATISMTTVGYGDTYPVTLAGKLLGTLCIICGILVVALPITIIFNKFSKYYQKQKDIDPDQCNNDHKEKCNDLPYFNIRDIYAKKMHSFISSLSSVGIVVSDQDSTDASSIQDMEEVYNTTSLENGTGK from the coding sequence ATGGTTTATGGTGAATTTTTCCGTAGACCTGGCAAAGATGCAGAACTTATCAATTTGAATGTGGGTGGCTTTAAGCAATCAGTGGATCAAAGCACCTTGCTCCGATTTCCTCATACCAGACTTGGGAAACTTCTCAAATGCCATTCAGAAGAGGCTATTCTAGAACTCTGTGATGATTATAGCGTTGCAGACAAGGAATATTACTTTGACAGGAATCCTTCCTTGTTCCAATATGTTCTGAATTTTTACTATACGGGCAAACTTCATGTCATGGAGGAACTTTGTGTCTTTTCATTCTGCCAGGAAATAGAGTACTGGGGGATAAATGAGCTATTTATTGATTCCTGCTGCAGCAATCGGTAccaagaaaggaaagaggaaggtcCTGAGAAAGACTGGGATCAGAAAAGCAATGACGGAAGTATAGATTCTTCTAATGAAGAATCATCCATATTTGATAAAGAGCTGGAAAAGTTTGATAATCTATGTTTTGGTGAAATAAGAAAGAAGATATGGGTCAGAATGGAAAATCCTGCATACTGTTTGTCTGCCAAGTTAATTGCCGTGTCCTCCTTGAGTGTTGTCTTGGCATCGATTGTTGCCATGTGCATCCACAGCATGCCTGAGTTTCAGAGGCTGGATGCCAATGACAGGGAGATTGAAGACCCTGTGCTGGAAGCCGTGGAGATTGCCTGCATCATCTGGTTCACTGCTGAGTTAGTGATCAGGCTCATCACAGCACCAAGTCAAAAGAAGTTCTGGAAGAAACCTCTGAACATCATCGATTTTGTCTCTATTATCCCATTTTATGCCACTTTGGCAGTGGacacaaaggaagaagaaagtgaaGATATTGAAAACATGGGGAAAGTGGTTCAGATCCTCCGGTTAATGAGGATATTTCGCATCCTGAAACTGGCCAGGCACTCTGTAGGACTGCGGTCTTTAGGCGCCACTTTGAGACATAGCTATCAGGAAGTTGgacttctgcttttgtttctgtctgttgggatttctattttttctgttcttgtctaCTCAGTGGAGAAAGATGATGACTCATCAGAACTACACAGCATCCCAGTTTGCTGGTGGTGGGCAACCATCAGCATGACTACTGTTGGTTATGGGGACACTTACCCTGTCACTCTTGCTGGAAAGCTGCTTGGCACCCTTTGCATTATCTGTGGGATATTAGTGGTGGCACTTCCAATCACCATTATTTTCAATAAGTTTTCTAAGTACTAtcaaaaacaaaaagatattgATCCAGACCAGTGCAACAATGATCATAAAGAGAAATGTAATGACCTACCATATTTTAACATTAGGGATATTTATGCAAAAAAGATGCACTCCTTCATTTCTAGCCTTTCTTCAGTAGGAATTGTAGTCAGCGACCAAGATTCAACAGATGCCTCCAGCATCCAAGATATGGAGGAAGTTTATAACACAACATCTTTAGAGAATGGTACAGGAAAATGA